The proteins below come from a single Orcinus orca chromosome 6, mOrcOrc1.1, whole genome shotgun sequence genomic window:
- the MRPS2 gene encoding 28S ribosomal protein S2, mitochondrial, whose protein sequence is MVPGSVLPRLLGAGVRRWPLQLHLVQTATPGPVGPSGRTLGSAVASAAREPERSSDLNERILSEPLKHLDFFNVKELFSVRSLFDARVHLGHKAGCRHRFMEPYIFGSRLDQDIIDLEQTATHLQLALNFTAHVAYREGIILFVSRSRQFSHLIENVARDCGEYAHTRYFKGGLLTNAPLLLGPSVRLPDLIIFLHTLNNVFEPHIAVRDAAKMNIPTVGIVDTNCNPSLITYPVPGNDDSPPAVQLFCRLFQTTINRAKEKRKQVEALYRLQGQEGAKGHGAADPPSPGVQAELDLGHSP, encoded by the exons ATGGTACCCGGCTCGGTCTTACCCCGGCTGCTCGGCGCAG GTGTCCGGCGCTGGCCGCTCCAGCTGCACCTCGTCCAGACGGCGACCCCGGGCCCGGTGGGGCCGAGCGGCAGGACGCTGGGGAGCGCCGTGGCCTCTGCAGCCCGGGAGCCCGAGCGCAGCAGCG atCTGAACGAGAGGATCCTGAGCGAGCCCCTCAAGCACTTAGACTTCTTCAATGTCAAGGAATTGTTTTCTGTAAGAAGTCTCTTCGATGCCCGGGTGCACCTGGGACACAAAGCTGGCTGTCGGCACAG GTTCATGGAGCCGTATATCTTCGGGAGCCGCTTGGACCAGGACATCATTGACCTGGAACAGACGGCGACGCACCTGCAGCTGGCCTTGAATTTCACGGCCCATGTGGCCTATCGCGAGGGCATCATCCTGTTTGTGAGCCGCAGTCGGCAGTTCTCACACCTGATCGAGAACGTGGCCCGGGACTGCGGGGAATACGCCCATACCCGCTACTTCAAGGGCGGCCTGCTGACCAACGCGCCCCTCCTCCTGGGCCCCAGCGTCCGCCTGCCAGACCTCATCATCTTTCTGCACACGCTCAACAACGTCTTTGAGCCCCACATAGCCGTGAGGGACGCGGCCAAGATGAACATCCCCACTGTGGGCATCGTGGACACCAACTGCAACCCATCCCTCATCACGTACCCCGTCCCGGGCAATGACGACTCGCCCCCGGCCGTCCAGCTCTTCTGCAGGCTCTTCCAGACCACCATCAACCGGGCCAAAGAGAAGCGCAAGCAGGTCGAGGCCCTGTACCGACTGCAGGGCCAGGAGGGCGCCAAGGGCCACGGTGCAGCCGACCCTCCTTCCCCGGGAGTGCAGGCCGAGCTGGACTTGGGTCATTCCCCTTGA
- the PIERCE1 gene encoding piercer of microtubule wall 1 protein, with protein MSEEDPQGCAEQEVPKAKAPPEKTSDYYRVSEDLPARFNNPAWFRGYRTKEPPSVYRTSNQAYGSRAPTVHEMPKVFYPNSYKFSRQVAAGGMFQNNTFNVSMEKSIVTGPDNYITFYDRLNFHPSYRVSKPSICD; from the exons ATGTCCGAGGAGGACCCCCAGGGATGCGCGGAGCAGGAGGTGCCCAAGGCCAAGGCCCCGCCGGAGAAAACCAGCGACTACTACCGCGTGAGTGAGGACCTGCCGGCCAGGTTCAACAACCCGGCTTGGTTTCGGGGCTACAG GACCAAGGAGCCCCCCTCAGTGTACAGGACCAGTAACCAAGCTTATGGGAGCAGAGCACCCACCGTGCACGAGATGCCG AAGGTATTTTATCCAAATTCGTATAAATTTTCTAGACAAGTTGCAGCTGGTGGAATGTTCCAGAACAATACTTTCAACGTCTCCATGGAGAAGAGCATTGTGACGGGTCCGGACAACTACATCACCTTCTACGACCGGCTCAACTTCCACCCCAGCTACAGGGTCAGCAAGCCGTCCATCTGTGACTGA